One genomic region from Balneola sp. encodes:
- a CDS encoding NupC/NupG family nucleoside CNT transporter, translating into MDIIRGLIGIVGLIGLAFIFSNNKKNVNWRLVGIGIGIQFILAIFILKADVLAGFWGPLGWPMILFQKIASFFVVVLNYTTEGASFIFGRLGHGPQYEDSLGVFFAFQVLPTIVFFASLTAILYHYGVLQFIVKMVSKGMQKLLGTSGAETLSVVSNIFVGQTEAPLVIKPFIEKMTKSELMVVMTGGMATIAGGVMAAYVAMLGAPFAEANGLEIQVAQQLFAERLLGASLMAAPAALVIAKILYPEDGEPVTKGDVSMNVEKTDANGIDAAATGAGTGLHLALNVGAMLLAFIALLAMFNGILGWGSDLTGITSLLGESLTIEMVLGWAFAPIAWLIGVPWADAVNMGSLLGTKIVLNEFVAYLKLAENVSAASISPKTIAMATFALCGFANFSSIAIQIGGIGGLAPSRKSDLAKFGIKAVFAGTLANLMTATFAGMLF; encoded by the coding sequence ATGGATATTATAAGAGGTCTTATCGGAATTGTAGGCTTAATTGGGCTTGCTTTTATTTTCAGTAACAACAAGAAAAATGTAAACTGGAGATTAGTCGGTATTGGAATAGGGATTCAGTTTATCCTGGCTATTTTTATACTCAAGGCTGATGTTCTTGCAGGCTTTTGGGGTCCGCTCGGATGGCCTATGATTTTGTTCCAGAAGATTGCCAGTTTCTTTGTGGTCGTTTTGAACTATACCACTGAAGGAGCTTCTTTTATTTTTGGGCGATTGGGACATGGCCCTCAATATGAGGATAGTCTTGGCGTCTTTTTTGCCTTTCAGGTGCTCCCTACTATTGTCTTCTTTGCTTCGCTGACGGCCATATTGTATCACTATGGCGTTTTGCAATTTATTGTAAAGATGGTTTCTAAAGGAATGCAGAAACTATTGGGAACCTCAGGAGCAGAAACCCTCTCGGTTGTCTCGAACATTTTTGTAGGGCAAACAGAAGCTCCCCTGGTTATTAAGCCATTCATTGAGAAAATGACTAAATCTGAACTCATGGTTGTAATGACCGGAGGTATGGCAACAATCGCCGGTGGTGTTATGGCTGCTTATGTAGCAATGCTTGGCGCTCCATTTGCTGAAGCGAATGGGTTGGAAATACAGGTTGCTCAACAACTTTTTGCTGAACGACTTTTAGGGGCCAGTTTAATGGCTGCTCCTGCTGCTTTAGTGATTGCTAAAATTCTTTATCCGGAAGATGGCGAACCGGTTACCAAAGGTGATGTATCGATGAACGTTGAAAAAACCGATGCCAATGGTATCGATGCAGCTGCTACTGGTGCGGGAACCGGCCTTCATCTTGCTTTAAATGTAGGCGCTATGTTATTGGCGTTCATTGCATTACTAGCGATGTTTAATGGAATATTAGGTTGGGGAAGTGATCTTACAGGTATTACCTCATTACTTGGAGAAAGCCTGACTATTGAGATGGTTTTGGGATGGGCTTTTGCCCCTATCGCCTGGCTCATTGGAGTTCCCTGGGCTGATGCCGTGAACATGGGTTCCTTGCTAGGTACTAAAATAGTACTGAATGAGTTTGTTGCTTATCTGAAGCTTGCTGAGAATGTTAGTGCAGCTTCAATTTCACCCAAAACAATAGCTATGGCAACTTTTGCGTTGTGTGGTTTTGCTAACTTTTCGTCTATCGCCATTCAAATTGGAGGTATCGGGGGGTTGGCTCCAAGCAGAAAATCAGATTTGGCTAAGTTTGGAATTAAGGCTGTTTTTGCCGGAACTTTAGCTAACTTAATGACGGCTACATTTGCCGGAATGCTCTTTTAA
- a CDS encoding thymidine kinase, translating into MINEPSLAPREFGWIEVVCGGMFSGKTEELIRRAKRAHIAGQKVVVVKPALDKRYSDNEVVSHNETALPSILVDTADQIVLLTGDAKVVCIDEAQFFDDRVVDVANSLANDGKRVIVAGLDMDFEGKPFGPMPYLLAIAEYVTKLHAVCAESGTMAHYSQRIVEKEAQVLVGEYDAYEPRARHCFRPPVDRRRGRPIKPFIIPAAPESGKQKEEKTEEINSENS; encoded by the coding sequence ATGATTAACGAACCTTCGTTAGCGCCAAGGGAATTTGGATGGATAGAAGTCGTTTGTGGCGGTATGTTTAGCGGGAAAACCGAAGAACTGATTCGCCGTGCTAAGCGCGCTCACATTGCAGGACAAAAAGTTGTGGTTGTTAAACCCGCTCTCGACAAAAGGTATAGTGACAACGAAGTCGTATCTCACAACGAGACAGCCCTTCCCAGTATTTTAGTTGATACTGCCGACCAGATTGTATTACTAACCGGTGATGCCAAGGTGGTTTGTATTGATGAAGCCCAGTTTTTTGACGACCGTGTAGTGGATGTGGCTAACTCTCTGGCAAATGATGGAAAGCGAGTCATAGTTGCAGGGCTTGACATGGATTTTGAAGGCAAACCTTTTGGTCCTATGCCCTACTTGCTGGCAATTGCCGAGTATGTAACCAAACTTCACGCCGTATGTGCTGAAAGTGGTACTATGGCGCATTATTCACAACGTATCGTAGAGAAGGAAGCTCAGGTTTTAGTTGGGGAGTACGATGCATATGAACCCCGGGCACGTCATTGCTTCCGCCCTCCCGTCGATCGGCGTCGTGGTCGGCCTATTAAGCCATTTATTATACCTGCTGCTCCTGAATCTGGAAAGCAAAAGGAAGAAAAAACAGAAGAAATCAACTCAGAAAACAGCTAA